The following are encoded together in the Glycine max cultivar Williams 82 chromosome 8, Glycine_max_v4.0, whole genome shotgun sequence genome:
- the LOC100812073 gene encoding zinc finger protein 385B: MSSLWFLKLSLKCLDHLAWPLLALGYPLCASVQAIETDSNKETRDLISYWILLSLIYLFEYAFSRILQWFQFWPYIKLMIIFCLVTPDFGRASYAYNNLIRTCISLNPQAIICRLNNWRKFFVKKDDFLLHVERYLNENGTEALEKLIASKNTNLLKNTTYKPDAEATNAIIATDNNETQQTNETKLQTQQKTIKDLEVIEKKEILAGKQDISVVPNLVPSQNASPAMVETKILVGKDTASGELPESSTHKEVQKEWTCALCHVTTSSEKTLIDHLHGRKHKATCESLKAQNQPVPHKVKSDQSKDDLKQKNVIYQINSKTKSGEKVGKEAMDHKVQKLQKKLYEPAGTSNSKFLCEVCNVYCPCEIALASHKNGKKHLAKIKTSI; the protein is encoded by the exons ATGTCTTCTCTCTGGTTCCTTAAACTGTCCCTCAAATGCCTTGATCACCTCGCATG gcCTCTTCTTGCTTTGGGGTATCCTCT aTGTGCTTCCGTACAAGCAATTGAGACTGATTCCAATAAAGAAACTAGGGATTTGATCTCGTATTGGATACTTCTCTCGTTAATATACCTCTTTGAGTATGCATTTTCGAGGATTCTTCAATG GTTCCAGTTTTGGCCTTACATTAAGCTTATGATCATCTTCTGCCTTGTCACGCCAGACTTTGGACGAGCTTCTTATGCCTATAATAACCTTATCCGCACTTGCATCTCCTTAAATCCACAAGCAATCATATGTAGGTTAAATAACTGGAGGAAGTTTTTTGTCAAGAAAGATGACTTTTTACTGCATGTAGAGAGATATCTAAACGAGAATGGAACTGAAGCCTTAGAGAAACTCATTGCTAGCAAG AACACCAACCTATTGAAGAACACAACTTATAAACCTGATGCAGAAGCAACAAATGCAATTATAGCAACTGATAATAATGAAACGCAACAG ACAAATGAGACAAAACTCCAAACACAGCAAAAAACCATCAAAGATTTGGAGGTgattgagaaaaaagaaattcttgCAGGCAAGCAA GATATTTCTGTTGTGCCTAACCTTGTGCCAAGTCAGAATGCTTCACCAGCCATGGTGGAAACTAAAATATTAGTGGGGAAAGACACAGCTAGTGGAGAGCTTCCCGAGAGTTCTACACATAAGGAAGTGCAGAAAGAGTGGACATGCGCTTTATGTCATGTAACGACATCTAGCGAGAAAACCTTGATTGACCACCTTCATGGGAGGAAACACAAGGCAACTTGTGAATCTCTGAAAGCACAAAATCAACCTGTGCCACATAAGGTGAAAAGTGATCAGTCCAAAGATGATTTGAAGCAAAAGAACGTTATCTATCAGATAAATTCCAAGACCAAGAGTGGAGAGAAGGTAGGAAAAGAAGCCATGGACCATAAGGTGCAGAAACTGCAAAAGAAACTATATGAACCTGCTGGGACGAGTAATTCCAAATTTCTGTGTGAAGTCTGTAATGTCTATTGCCCTTGCGAGATTGCTTTGGCCTCACACAAAAATGGGAAGAAGCATTTGGctaaaattaaaacttcaaTCTGA
- the UGT78K2 gene encoding UDP-glucose:flavonoid 3-O-glucosyltransferase has product MDHQNKHVAVFAFPFGSHLMPLLNLVLKLAHSLPNCSFSFIGTDKSNAILFPKPHIPNNIKAYSISDGIPEGHVLGKNPTEKLNLFLQTGPENLHKGIELAEAETKKRVTCIVADAFVTSSLFVAQTLNVPWIALWLPNSCSLSLYFYTELIRQHCANHAGNTTLDFLPGLSKLRVEDMPQDLLDVGEKETVFARELNSLGKVLPQAKVVVMNFFEELEPPLFVQDMRSKLQSLLYVVPLPSTLLPPSDTDSSGCLSWLDTKNSKSVAYVCFGTVVAPPPHELVAVAEALEESGFPFLWSLKEGLIGLLPNGFVERTKKHGKIVSWAPQTQVLAHDSVGVFVTHCGANSVIESVSSGVPMICKPFFGDQVVAARVIEDVWEIGVIMEGKVFTKNGLVKSLDLILVHQEGKKIRDNALKVKKTVEDAGRPEGQAAQDFDTLVEVISRS; this is encoded by the coding sequence ATGGATCATCAAAACAAACACGTAGCAGTCTTTGCTTTCCCCTTTGGCAGCCACCTTATGCCTCTCTTAAACCTTGTCCTCAAACTAGCTCATTCCCTTCCAAATTGTTCATTCTCATTCATTGGCACAGACAAATCCAATGCAATCCTTTTCCCAAAACCCCACATCCCAAATAACATCAAGGCCTATAGCATAAGCGATGGAATCCCAGAGGGTCACGTCCTAGGCAAAAACCCAACTGAAAAGTTGAATCTTTTTCTCCAAACTGGTCCTGAGAACTTGCACAAAGGTATAGAACTTGCGGAAGCAGAGACAAAGAAGAGAGTCACATGCATCGTTGCAGATGCTTTTGTAACCTCTTCTCTCTTTGTGGCTCAGACCCTCAATGTTCCTTGGATTGCACTTTGGCTTCCCAATTCATGCTCACTCTCTCTATATTTCTACACTGAATTGATACGTCAGCACTGTGCAAACCATGCTGGGAACACAACCTTGGATTTCCTTCCCGGGTTGTCGAAGCTGCGTGTTGAAGACATGCCACAGGATCTGCTCGATGTGGGAGAAAAAGAAACAGTTTTTGCAAGGGAACTAAATTCACTAGGTAAGGTGCTACCTCAAGCTAAGGTAGTAGTTATGAATTTCTTTGAGGAGTTGGAGCCACCTTTGTTTGTTCAAGACATGAGATCCAAGTTGCAATCTTTGCTTTATGTTGTTCCACTTCCTTCCACGTTATTGCCACCATCTGACACAGATTCAAGTGGATGCTTGTCATGGTTGGATACGAAGAATTCTAAATCAGTGGCTTATGTTTGCTTTGGGACTGTGGTGGCACCTCCTCCACACGAGCTTGTGGCAGTGGCAGAGGCACTCGAAGAAAGTGGATTTCCATTTCTTTGGTCACTGAAGGAAGGTCTAATTGGTCTTTTGCCAAATGGATTTGTTGAGAGAACCAAAAAGCATGGGAAAATAGTGTCTTGGGCTCCACAGACACAAGTTTTGGCACATGATTCTGTAGGAGTCTTTGTGACTCACTGTGGAGCTAACTCTGTTATTGAGAGTGTTTCCAGTGGTGTTCCTATGATCTGCAAGCCATTCTTTGGGGATCAAGTTGTGGCTGCAAGAGTGATAGAAGATGTTTGGGAGATTGGTGTCATAATGGAAGGTAAGGTGTTCACAAAAAATGGATTGGTGAAAAGCTTGGATTTGATTTTGGTGCATCAAGAGGGGAAGAAGATTAGAGACAATGCTCTTAAGGTGAAGAAGACTGTGGAAGATGCAGGTAGGCCTGAGGGGCAAGCTGCACAGGATTTCGACACTCTGGTGGAAGTAATTTCTagatcttaa